The Coffea arabica cultivar ET-39 chromosome 2c, Coffea Arabica ET-39 HiFi, whole genome shotgun sequence genome includes the window GCAAAAGCCAGTGCTAAGGTAAAGCTCTATGCCTTTGATGAGAAAAGCATTTGTATCATTGGTGTTGTCTGCTGATATGGTGTAACCATCTCTATTGGCCTTTATCATTGATGAGCTCACATATAGTTGGCAACTTGCAGTTTCGCTGATTCAGCTAGGAGACGATGCTCTGTTTTGCAGTGGAATCCTGATGCTGCAACTCAACTAATTGTTGCTTCGGATGAAGATAGTTCACCATCTCTGAGGGTAATACATATGCACGGTGGCTTTTTCTTTAAGTCATTAAATACAATACTTTAAGTCGAACTCATTGATATGTTGGTTCAGCTCTGGGATCTGCGGAATGTAATGTCTCCCAACAAAGAATTGGTGGGGCACACAAAAGGTATTTCAGTTTATCTTTAATCGACTTGTTTCCGTTTAGTTGCTTTATGATAGTGGTTTATAGCTGGACTTCCTTGTGTTCTTTTCAGCTGTGTATCTAATTCTGTAGGAAAATGGTCTTTAATATTGATTTTATCCTCTCTTGAGCCCTTACAATAATCATCATGTTTTTAACTCCAACATAATCACAATCTAATTCAGTTTAGCCGGAATTGTAGAGGTTCTTCATAAACCATtgattttcatgcatcattatCAGTGCATGGATGGATCTGTCTCAATGGTAAGAGTTTTCCTGTCTTGCATGCACAGGATAACTTAGAGTAAATCAGAACAAGTGGCGGATGGCCAGTCTCTAATCTGCTATACTTGTTCAATTAGTTTGTCACTGAGGTCTTGATTCAGGTTTCATGTCTGGATATGGTTTGTTTGGTATTTGCGGGTTCTTCCAGTTATATAGAACATCTATTGAAGCTATTTGCAAAACTTGTTATTTATGATTTTGTTGCAAAACTATGTGTTTTACTCATTCACCTGATCGAATTTTTACTTGAATCAAAATTtggttaaatcaaaatttggttaTCTTCTGTTCCTTTTTTGGTTCTATAAATCAAGTTGCTGGACCTAATTGTTTATCTCTACTGTATATTGAGAGGGATAGCTGTTTTTCTGTCACTTTATAATATTATTTTTGCCCTGCCAATTAAATTCCTTTACCAATACCCACGTGTATTACTACTACAATTGATCAACTCCCAAGGCAAAACCCCAAACTATCAAATATATGCATCTCTCTCCACAACAAGTCCATAAATTAGTGCCCTTAAAGGGGATTTATTATAAGATGTCTTTCTctgcttttttatttttgtagttGAGGAATCTTGAACTTAATCATGTACCAAATAACTATCTTGGGTTCAATCCACAAGTTGGCAAGTCCCTGATATAGTTCACACTTATTTATTTGTcaaattttctacatattttagTTATCCACATGTGaaatcaattaattttttttttattcatgaATATACATAAAAAATTTCTTCTACAATTCTCTCTTTTATTAGCAATGGGTGTGCCTTAATTACTAGATGTAATTGCATCTTCCAAATGTgcgtgtgtgagagagagagaggggggggggcaGAGAGAGAGGGGGGAAGGGAGGAAAAGGAAAGATAAACCAATGTGAATCTATTGAATGTCTAATTCTGGATTCGCCACTAGATGCAATTTGTTCAGTGGAGCAGAATGAACATTAAATGTCCTGGTTTATTGAAGCTGTTCTTGGTTGGTCACTTTGGCAATTGATCCAATACGAAAATGGAATTTGCAAAAGGCATAACACAATGAAAAGCCTAGCACAGAGTACAGCTCATCATGGTTTGGCCTAGAGGCATAGGGCCTTTGCTGACTGTGGGTTAGTCCCAGGTCATTTTTCAATTTGTGTTGTTGGGAGTCACTGGATTACCTTGTGTTGGATGTATTGAGCACAGCCAGTTCATCTCCCGTCATTTTGGTGTAGAGGTAGGTCTGAAAGATGCCTTTGCCTTGTCTGGGGCATTAGAGAATTCAGAAAAGCTCATGTTAGTACATATTAATGCAAGTGTCAACGCGATTTGGGTGCTTTTAGCGAGATGGAATGGATTTAGTTAACTAACTGATGTATTGGAACTTTTAATAGAGCTGCCTCATATTTGCTTTCTGGTGAGTCTTGTTAGCAGAAAGCCTACACAAGTCTACAAATAGCAGGTTCTGGTGTTCGTTTCTGGTCTATATGGCCATTCCCTAGTAGTTAAACAGATTTGTCATAATAAGATTGGGCGTCTTAGTAGATATTTGTCTTTGAAATCTAAGCGAATAATTTGGACCTGATACTGTAGACTGAAAAGAATAGTAAATGAATTCTAATTCGCAAAAATGGATGTTGGATGTCTGTACCTGGCATTCACTTTAAAGCTAGGAGATGGCGGAGGGAGTAGGATGTATGAAAGTAGCACCTTGGTTAGTGGTACTTCTATATTGCTTGTGGGAGATAAACAGAACTGCAGATCAAAATTTTGTCTGCGAATTGCTGGTGCTTGTATttcagttttgtttttctttacatGTTTGTCTGATGAGAATTTAGGCTTAATGAAGTCTTTGAGATTCAGTTCTCCATGTTTTGTCTCTTACATTCAGGTGTGATTGCAATGTCTTGGTGTCCCATTGATAGTTCTTATGTGCTTACCTGTGCCAAAGATAACCGCACTATCTGCTGGGACGTTGGATCTGGAGAGGTAAACAAGCAAGTTGATGCCTTTTTTTTTACGCCCTCCATGTCTTCCTCTGGGTGTGTCTCCGTGTTGGTTAAGGCATCTGCAATACGTACTGTATAATTTAAGTGTCCTTCAATGTTATGCAGATCATTTCTGAGTTGCCAGCTGGAACAAATTGGAATTTTGACGTACACTGGTATCCTAGGATACCAGGGGTTATATCAGCATCTTCTTTTGATGGAAAGATTGGGATTTATAACGTAGAGGTTAGTATCTTTGATTTTCTTAATGATTGTTATGTTTGCTGCCGGTTTTCTATGGCATTGTCTTATCCAATTGTATTTGGATCTGTGGAGGATAAAATGTCCATTTGTTTCTGTTTTTCTCCTTATCCTTTGAGACATAACTTGGATCACCCGTTGAGACATAACTTTGAAGGAGGCTGTACCTAAATGCTAGAGGTTTTTGAGTTGTTATGCGATTATGTAGTTACATTGTGATAGTAAATCGTGATTCTTGTTATGTACTCTTTTTAGTGGTTTTCCAATGAAGTATTTCTTTGTTGGTACTTGTTGAAATAACTTGCATCATACATTCAAGCTCCATGTTTCCTTGATTGTGGTAAATTAAGGTATCTTACACAAGTATATGTTACAAAATGATTGTGGTCCTTATCTGTGATGGAGGTGATTGTGTGGAAATTGTAGATTCAAAGGATCCTTATACCGCTCTTGTTTATAAATTTTATGATAATCAATTAGGGTGGACATATCCTGATTACTAAAAGGACACTATTTACTTAGTGGTGTTCATGTTTTCCATGACATTTTAGTGTCCTATTTGCATTTAGAGTGAAGAAATACTCTTTTGGGTGGCTCAATGCACCTTTAAGTAAAGGTGTGATCAGGTAtcgatcttttctttttccctttatgATATGTTGGACACAACATGCACACGTAAAGTATGGTGCCCTTTTATGCATATGGATGTATGTAAATGCATGCATATCTTGAAAAAGCATGTAAGCTTGTATCAGCATGGTTAGTTTCAACTGATGCCTTCTTTTTTTTGATAGTCATATTATGGCTTTGGCTAGGATGTTGGGTACAATTGCAATAGGAATGTGAAGCAGTAAAATAGGAATTTTGCTTTTCCAAACAAGAGACATCTGGTTTTCAATAGTAGTATCGAGATCTGCCTGATAGACCATCATATCATACCTTATATAATGGATTGCTTCTAAGGTTTTATGCCTCATTTTGCAGGGCTGTGGCCGATATGGGACTGGGGAAGGTGATTTGAGCACAGGTATGATTTCCACTGGATAATATGATTTCACCTATTTTTGCCTTTGATATAAATATTGAATACTATCTTTCTTGCTTGTGGACAAGATATGTGGTAGCAGGAATTCATTGTCCTCTTGGACCAATATATTATGCTATTATAAGAAAATAAGTTGGAATTTTCCTTTCCATTGTGATCCATTGTTTTTTATTGACTTTGCTGAAGCATTCTGATTGTAATTTGAGTAAATCATCTTTAACAGCTACAGAAAGTAATTTTGAAGGGTTTGATGTGTCTCTGAATTTTTGACTTGTTGAGATGTTTCACTTGTGATTTTTTGCTTCCGAGAATGGTGGGGTACATTCTGTATGATTTCACTTCTGGTATTTGGAACTGGTTGCATAGGTGTTGGTAGCTTGAAATACTATTAGGATTGTGACAAGTACTTCTGAAAACCAGTGTGTAATAACAAGCATGGGAAAGGACCATGGTTAAATTTCAGTCCCAACCGCCTTTCAATACTACACATCATGTGTCTAGTGGCACGCAAATTTTGCTTGTGCGTTATTTCATGTGGCCATCTATTCCCATTTTGTGTCCATCCCTAGCTCTGACTGAAGTGCTGTTTTGCTCCATTATCCTATTTATTTGACTGTACTTTTGGGCTGATTATCTTGTATTTGATTTATCTTCTTCAGCACCTTTAAAGGCACCAAAATGGTACAAGCGTAAAGCCGGAGTTTCATTTGGATTTGGTGGCAAGCTTGTTTCATTTAACTCTACCGAGGCTCCAGCTGGATCGTCAGAGGCATGCTCAGTGCCTCTATGCAGATCAATTTAGCTAATTCACTCACCttgaaaaaatgtaaaatatgaTGCTTGCGTGTGAATTGCAGGTTTATGTGCACAGCTTGGTCACGGAGCATAGTTTGGCAACCCGTTCTTCTGAATTTCAAGCTGCCATACAAAATGGGGAGAGGTCTTCTTTGAGGCTTTTGTGTgaaaagaaatttcaagaatcagagtaggtttttttttttttttttaaaggcttGTTGAAGGAAAATACTACTATTATGATTGTAGCTGTAATCTGAGTTACTGACTTTAATTTTGCTTTGCTTCTTTGGCCAGATCTGAGGATGAGAAAGAAATATGGGGTTTCTTAAAGGTTATGTTTGAAGATGATGGGACAGCACGATCAAATTTGCTGTCCCACCTTGGTTTCAGTCCCCCTTCTGAGGAAACAGACGCAGTTGAGAATCATATTTCTGAGCAGGTGAATGCTCTCGATCTCAATGAGAGTGGAAAAGATAAGGATGGATTTACTACAACTAAGGAAACTGTCATGTATGCCAATGATAATGGGGAGGATTTCTTTAACAATCTTCCAAGTCCCAGAGCTGATACACCAGTTTCTACTTCCGAGAGCAAATTTATAGGTGGTGATTCTGTGCCTGTTGAGGAAGGATCTCAACAAGAAACGGAACAGGAGGATATTGATGACTCATCATTTGATGATGCTGTTCAACGTGCTTTGGTTGTTGGCGATTACAAAGGGGCAGTTGCACAATGCATATCTGCAAGTAAAATGGCAGATGCATTGGTTATTGCTCATGCAGGTGGTTCTGCATTGTGGGAGAGTACTCGCAATAAATATCTTAAAACAAGCCATTCTCCTTACCTGAAGGTAATCATAGTAGATTTTATTTGGGTTGGCAAAGTTTGATTGTTATTAGTTTCATCAGTGGCAATTGTCTTCATTGTATTATTGCACAGATTTTACATTATATGGTTTGCTGATATGTCACAGGTTGTTGCCGCGATGGTCACTAAGGACCTCACGAGCCTTGTGAGTACGAGGCCTTTGAAATCCTGGAAAGAAACAATTGCTCTTCTCTGCAGTGTAAGTTTCTAGTTTGGAGAATTTTTGCCTATTTTTGCTGCTGTTGTCCTACTGACAATTAATATCATGTTCAATTATGTGTACAATTTACATAAGTTTGACATGTTGCTTTGCACTTTCACGGCCAAATTGTTGTTCTAGTGTTAGTCATTTTTAACGAGTGatgatttatcatttaatacCTATTAATTGTGAATGAGCTTGAATCCCTCCGGTTTGCTGCTGCATGTCTATTGCCATCCCTTTCTGGAGATCCTTGGAGTACTTTCAAACACCCCAAACAACACCCACccacccaccccccccccccaaaaaaaaaaaacccaacccacccaaaaaaaaaaatcaactaaaatttaCAGTTCTGTTATGTAGCACTTCATTTACTTGGAAGGCTCCAATCAGAAAACCTGAAAATTTGGGCtattgattttttaactttgtCTCACTTGATCAAAGGGGGGAAATGTAGAATTTGTGAGGTTTTATAGGGCCTGTGGTGCACTTCTCCTTCCTTTTACTGTGGATTTACTGTATTTTTGGTGGATTGCAGTTTGCACAGCCAGACGAGTGGACGTTTCTATGTGATACACTAGCTTCCAGACTTATGGCTGCTGGTTATACGCTTCCCGCAACACTGTGTTTTATATGTGCTGGAAATATTGACAAAACAGTTGAAATTTGGTCGAGAATTCTGGCTAACGAGCATGATGGAAAATCCTATGTTGAGCTTCTTCAGGTTCTTTGCTCTCTTTTGATGCTCATTAAGTTTTTcgctttttgctttttttttttttttttttttttgagcaagaaGACTAATTTCTGCCTTTGGATTTTTATTAAAAGGATTTGATGGAAAAGACGGTTGTCCTGGCTTTGGCAACTGGGCAGAAGCAATTTAGTGCTTCTATCTACAAGCTTATTGAAAAGTATGCTGAAATATTGGCTAGTCAAGGCCTTTTAAGTACAGCAATGGAGTACTTAAAGCTCCTTGGCACTGAGGAATTGTCTCCAGAGCTTAAAGTGCTACAAGATCGTATTGCATTATCCATTGAACCAGGTTTGTCATAGTTTAGATGTATTTTACATGTTACATACTGACATTGAGTTGgatgttcaaaattttttcttctagtCATCACACTTTTTATGGGGGATTCTGTTTCTTGCCCTCAATGTGTGCTTAAATAATAGGACTACATTCTTTGCTGAGCAAATTCTGCTCCGATGCGTTGACTGATTTTTAAATGCTTTAGAGTTCGTAAGGCGACAACCCTTTTTCATCCAAGGGCTTATTAAGTTTGAGCTCTTGGCAAACATTTCTTCTAGTGTATGAGTTGTTCTTCGAACATGTTGTATACATAATTAGGTTGTTAGCGTTTTACCGGGAGATGGATTTGCCAAGCCTCTCCATCTCTCTCATTCTCTGGAGGCTGTTCAACGTTGTTCTGGACTTGATAGATCAATAATGTAACTAATAACGTTTCTTGAAGAGAAATCTGACTTTGAAACATGTTATTGACTCAATACTTTTTCCCTTCATCTGTCGATTGGCTTGGGGATAAATCATCTGACAGTAAAATATGGTAATAGCTAAATGAAAGAACTAGTTTGGTAGGCCTCTAGATTTAAGTTTGAATTTATTATTTTCTGTTATCCTGCAATTGAAGTCTTTTGCCTCCCTAAGCTAGGTTCATGTCATGGACAGGTCTCACTCAACTGACTACTGTTTTCTAGAGTGCTCGAAGTGATTGTTATGAACAAGTGACACATGACATGTTCTTTATGAACTGAATTCAGACCGCATACAATGGAACCCTTATAGCTAGTATGAAGTTTGGGAAAAAATGAACTACGATCTTGATCAAACACAGATTTTGAATACTTCCTGTACAACAATTATTTAGTTTTTCCGAGTAAGGCTGGCATCAATTTCTCAATTAGATTATATCAATGTCTAATTGCTATAGGAAAAGAGAATTCTTGTTATttgcaaatgaaataaaaacaatggttttgtttctttttttgctaCCAGAAACTTGATATTGATCCTCTGGACTTGACAGATAAAGATGTACAACAGCCTGAACCTGGACCCGTTCATGGATTTGATCAACCAAGTTATGGTGGTGTTGATGCATCTCGCAGTTTTTATCCGGTACTCTTTCCATTGTTTCTCAGAGTGAACTGCTTGTGTGGTTTTTTTGGATATTCTGGCTATATCTGATCACTGTCCGTTTCCTGCTTAGGAGCCAACTCCACCACAGCTTCAGGCTAGTGTTCCTAGCAGTCCATATGCTGACAACAACTATCCACAGCCACTTGCTTCATCATTTTCAAGGGGTTACTCTCCAGCTCCCACATATCAGACCACTCACCAGCCCAGCATCCAGCAGCCCAACATGTTTATGCCATCTCAGGTTGCGCAACCTTCCCAGGTATATGCACAAAGTTGAGTTAAATTCACTTCTATGTTTTGTGATGTTGAGAGATTATGTTATTGGCCTGCATGTATGATTTGAAAGTTGGTGTAAGCTTGGGCTGCTGTCTTCGTCGAGTTGGGTATCTCCTATATTTGGCTCAAACTGAAGTTTACTGTGTCGAACTCAAATTTGAGCTCGAGCTTGTCTTGATTTTTTGGCAAGAAGTTTGATTAAAAATCCTAATACAGTTAAATATGTACCAAAAAAGGTATTAGAATTTTGCAACTTTTCACAAAACTAACATCAAGCAATCATTATATTACAAAAATTCATTGGAAAGAGAGTAAAAATGTTGAAAACTAAAATTGCTGATCTGACCAAGTCTTGAGGTGGGGTGCTGTTGTACCAAAGTATCGGCAAGACTGAGTGATGAAGAGTAGAAGCGAGATGGCTGATAGCTGTTGGTTGCTGTCTGCCGCTGAATTTGTACAcagagaaactaaaaaaaaaacaataaaggggAAGATAAAGGCAAGGAGGGAGAAGAAGATGATGTTACTTTCAGACTGGGAGAATGAAGACTAATTGGGTTTTGCCTTGTGGAAGACGTGACATGCAGAGGGAATGGAGTAATATTTAGTGCTATTCTTCATGAATAGTTTTTGACTTTCTAGAATGGTGACTGGATTTTAGAGGTATCAAGGATTGTTTTGGGAAGGAAAAAAACATAACGcaacctttttattttattttaattttttatcttttggtcTTAAATATGTTATTTAAAGCTCGGTTAAATTGCAAGATGAGTATGACTAATTGAAGTCAATGCTTAATCGAAGTTTGTGAACTTGACTCTGCCTAATTGAAGCTGTGTCTTTCTCCAAGCTAGCTGTTCACAAGCAGCTGACATCCATTGCAGCCCTCGCATTAACAGCCTGAAAGTGAATGAGGAATTTTTACTGCTGTAACTAATATCATACAACATCCTTGCCTGCTTCTATTTCTAAAGTTGGACTGTATTGATGGGCAAGGCTGTAGTCTTATTGAATCTGGTAGTCTTGGTACAAAATTAGTTAGTTGGATATGGATGGTTATTGCAACACTATCCTTCTGTGATTGTGACATCTATCTATCTTATTTTAGATGATTGCATTGCAGAAATTGCTGAAAATTCTTCCTTTCACTGTTACTAGGGTGCATAAAATTGAAACAATGTTGTAGATATCATTTCCCCTATCACCATCAAAATGTTAATATGAAGTTGAAAAAGTCACACTTGATATTATGAGATTATTGGGCTTTTAAAATCTGATAGTAGATTATAGTTCTGATATCCTGTTGTTTTTGTTCCTTTTAGGGTAACTTTGCTCCACCACCTGTTAATACTCAGCCACCCTTGAGACCTTTTGTTCCTTCTGACACCCCTATGTTGAGAAATGTGGAGAAGTATCAGCAGCCAACGCTGGGTTCCCAATTATATCCTGTATGTTTTTTGACAATAATAAACAGAATATACTGATTTTGGTTATAAGCTAAAAACTTTCCTTGCATATTTGTTTCAGGGGCCTGCTAACCCTAATTATCAGGTTGGTCCCCAGATGGTTCGTCCACCTCCAGTACAGAAGATGCCTCAGGTTGTGGCTCCTAGCCCAGCATCCAGAGGATTTGTGCCAATTAGTAATTCAGGAATTCAAAGACCTGGAATGAATCAAATACAGCCTCCTAGCCCTAACCAGGCAGCTCCAGTTCAAACACCAGTAACCCCTGCTGGACCCCCACCCACAGTCCAGACAGCTGATACTTCTAACGTACCTGGTATGCTTTTTTCTGCtttgcatttttcccttttgaagATTGTATTATTATTGCATGAATGGAGTCTGCTTGGCCCATTAGTTTCCTTGTTAATTGCATTGCTTGCAGATCTGCCAAAGTTTTGTTGGTATTACTTGCCCGCATTTGGCAAATGATTCGATGGATTCTCGAATAATCTCAGTGGAATGACATTTGGAAGCCATTGTTTTTGGTCCTATTCCTATTGAGAGTGGGGAACCTTTAATTAGTTAGACTGGATTTGACAGTAACCTGGAAACTGGCATGACCCCTGGCAAAGATGACTTGATGGAGTTCTAAATTTGAGATTAATAGTTTCCTTTTAGATCCTCCTAAAGAGGCGTAATTGGAAGCCTGTTCTGTTTTTGAAATCTAGAATACTACCTGAGCTTTGTGTTTTTATGTGGTTGTATCAGGACCTTCCTCCGATTGTTACAAACCTGCTTCTGGGTTTTCCTTcccttgaatttcttgaaagatATGTTAACAGAGATACAAAATAAGTAATCCATTCTACTGTAGCAAACATGATCATCAGCACTAACATTCGCATTCTGGCTTGCCAAACCCTTGATTTGCTTTCTCACTTGTCTGCAATGTATGGTTGTGAATCCTTGGACTATGATGAACAGGAGATTGATTTATGTCTGGATTAAGTGCAAAGTGAGAAAAGATGCAGCTTAAGTGATGCTGTGCATTGTCCAAATTCCTTGTGGACTCAAATTGTTGATGAAATCATTTCTGGTGCAAATTTAAACTGCAAGTGTGACCGGAAACGGGCTCTAGTTGTCca containing:
- the LOC113727172 gene encoding protein transport protein SEC31 homolog B isoform X1 translates to MASIKVVNRSACAAFAPEGPYLAAGTMAGAVDLQFSSLANLDIFELDFASDDRQLVLTGSAPSTERFNRLSWGKGPSDSEEFSLGLIAGGLVDGNIGLWNPKRLISAQSGNRSSEAIGAFLCHLSRHRGPVRGLEFSTHTPNLIASGADEGDVCIWDVINPTEPTHFPPLRGSSSATQGEISFLSWNCITSHILASTSYNGTTVVWDLRRQKPVLSFADSARRRCSVLQWNPDAATQLIVASDEDSSPSLRLWDLRNVMSPNKELVGHTKGVIAMSWCPIDSSYVLTCAKDNRTICWDVGSGEIISELPAGTNWNFDVHWYPRIPGVISASSFDGKIGIYNVEGCGRYGTGEGDLSTAPLKAPKWYKRKAGVSFGFGGKLVSFNSTEAPAGSSEVYVHSLVTEHSLATRSSEFQAAIQNGERSSLRLLCEKKFQESESEDEKEIWGFLKVMFEDDGTARSNLLSHLGFSPPSEETDAVENHISEQVNALDLNESGKDKDGFTTTKETVMYANDNGEDFFNNLPSPRADTPVSTSESKFIGGDSVPVEEGSQQETEQEDIDDSSFDDAVQRALVVGDYKGAVAQCISASKMADALVIAHAGGSALWESTRNKYLKTSHSPYLKVVAAMVTKDLTSLVSTRPLKSWKETIALLCSFAQPDEWTFLCDTLASRLMAAGYTLPATLCFICAGNIDKTVEIWSRILANEHDGKSYVELLQDLMEKTVVLALATGQKQFSASIYKLIEKYAEILASQGLLSTAMEYLKLLGTEELSPELKVLQDRIALSIEPDKDVQQPEPGPVHGFDQPSYGGVDASRSFYPEPTPPQLQASVPSSPYADNNYPQPLASSFSRGYSPAPTYQTTHQPSIQQPNMFMPSQVAQPSQGNFAPPPVNTQPPLRPFVPSDTPMLRNVEKYQQPTLGSQLYPGPANPNYQVGPQMVRPPPVQKMPQVVAPSPASRGFVPISNSGIQRPGMNQIQPPSPNQAAPVQTPVTPAGPPPTVQTADTSNVPAQQKPVIATLTRLFNETSEALGGSRATAGKRREIEDNSRKLGALFMKLNSGDISKNAAEKLIQLCQALDNGDFSTALQIQVQLTTSDWDECNFWLATLKRMLKTRQNFR
- the LOC113727172 gene encoding protein transport protein SEC31 homolog B isoform X2, which gives rise to MASIKVVNRSACAAFAPEGPYLAAGTMAGAVDLQFSSLANLDIFELDFASDDRQLVLTGSAPSTERFNRLSWGKGPSDSEEFSLGLIAGGLVDGNIGLWNPKRLISAQSGNRSSEAIGAFLCHLSRHRGPVRGLEFSTHTPNLIASGADEGDVCIWDVINPTEPTHFPPLRGSSSATQGEISFLSWNCITSHILASTSYNGTTVVWDLRRQKPVLSFADSARRRCSVLQWNPDAATQLIVASDEDSSPSLRLWDLRNVMSPNKELVGHTKGVIAMSWCPIDSSYVLTCAKDNRTICWDVGSGEIISELPAGTNWNFDVHWYPRIPGVISASSFDGKIGIYNVEGCGRYGTGEGDLSTAPLKAPKWYKRKAGVSFGFGGKLVSFNSTEAPAGSSEVYVHSLVTEHSLATRSSEFQAAIQNGERSSLRLLCEKKFQESESEDEKEIWGFLKVMFEDDGTARSNLLSHLGFSPPSEETDAVENHISEQVNALDLNESGKDKDGFTTTKETVMYANDNGEDFFNNLPSPRADTPVSTSESKFIGGDSVPVEEGSQQETEQEDIDDSSFDDAVQRALVVGDYKGAVAQCISASKMADALVIAHAGGSALWESTRNKYLKTSHSPYLKVVAAMVTKDLTSLVSTRPLKSWKETIALLCSFAQPDEWTFLCDTLASRLMAAGYTLPATLCFICAGNIDKTVEIWSRILANEHDGKSYVELLQDLMEKTVVLALATGQKQFSASIYKLIEKYAEILASQGLLSTAMEYLKLLGTEELSPELKVLQDRIALSIEPDKDVQQPEPGPVHGFDQPSYGGVDASRSFYPEPTPPQLQASVPSSPYADNNYPQPLASSFSRGYSPAPTYQTTHQPSIQQPNMFMPSQVAQPSQGPANPNYQVGPQMVRPPPVQKMPQVVAPSPASRGFVPISNSGIQRPGMNQIQPPSPNQAAPVQTPVTPAGPPPTVQTADTSNVPAQQKPVIATLTRLFNETSEALGGSRATAGKRREIEDNSRKLGALFMKLNSGDISKNAAEKLIQLCQALDNGDFSTALQIQVQLTTSDWDECNFWLATLKRMLKTRQNFR